Genomic DNA from Eschrichtius robustus isolate mEscRob2 chromosome 4, mEscRob2.pri, whole genome shotgun sequence:
ttgCCGCGCCGCAAGCTGGGACACTTACGATTGGACGAAGAGAGGGCGGGCTCCTGCGTCTGTGCCTCCGCTTCCGGCCCCAAGGCCCCGACTATTGGTTTGTGATCCTTCTCAAAGGTGGATGGAGAGGCGAGCGCAGCTTCCGCCTGTTGCTACCCtccccctgttgctgcgctcacCCCTTCACTGGGGTTTGGCGGCTGGGTCACGCGGAGCGACGTTCGGGCAgggtccccagcccctgccaTGGATGAAGGTTGTTCCCGCATCCGCCGGCGGGTGTCGGTCCGCAAAAGGAACCGTCCTAGCTTGGAGAGCGTTTCTGCCGCCCCCACCGCGGCCGAGCTTAAGCCCGGCgatgaggagaaggaggaggaggacgacgAGGAGATGGTGGCTGGGAGCCGGCGGCGAAAAACCATGGACGTGCAGCCGGTCGAGGTACAGCCCCGTCACCTCTCAAATTTCCCGGAGTTCCACGTTCCATTTCCCACCTTTGGGGTGATGATACAAAGCCAGGTCTCCCACTGCGCATGCTCACTGAAAGAGGCGTGGGAGACCAGCTGAAGAAGGCGTGGTTGGAACTCcaaaaagtttggcagttcccTTCCCAGGTGCAAACAATTGACCACTTATCTACTAGCCTTCGCGTGATTACCTCGTCTTTGTTATCGCCGTTAATCCTCACCTGTGAGGTGTCGCACTGTTAGCCCCATTTTTATATAGGTATGAAACCCCGAGACAAAAGCTGTACACGCAGCAAGTAAGTGGCATGACCGAGACGCAAACCTAGACTTACAAGTTTCTGCTGCTCCTTGTACTAAAAATCTACCATTTACTGCAGACCTATTATGTGCTGGGTACTTTGTTAAACTATTTACGTTATCTAGATTTTACAACAGAAATCTGGCCCTGAGAAGTTAAGAAACTACACTTCCTACTCCAAATCTTGGGTTCTTAATCACCCCCCTATATTGCTACCTCCAAATTACATCTCTTCTGTTTATAGACCATACCAAGTCAGACTCTCCCTTTCAATTCCAGATTTCTAAGAACAATCTCCTTGGAGTGTCCAGTGGTACAAGCATGATTTTATTACAGGCCAGCCTCTGCAGATTGGAGTATCGGAGGTGAAACGGTACTGCGGTTATCAGAAACTTCTCCCCTTCCAGTAGATGGTTATCGGTCTTGCTGCCATTTTTAAGGATTTAGCACTAGCTTAAGAATTAGAATCCCAGCATCACTAGGAGGACAGTTTATgccagtcacttaacctctctgggcctccatttcttgatctgtaaaatgggatgatagtatctattttataggctgatttacatttaggtctgtgaacCATAAGTGACCATATAATTATATGCTTGATAGAGCCCTCAGCTGAAACTTTTATTCTTAATGAAGCTAGAATTGACCAtaaatctttttgttttctttccagaaTATTGACAGTGAAGAGGACCTGTTTGGTGACTATGATAGCTTTGCTGAAAACTCTTTTTTAGCTCAAGTTGATGACCTGgaacaaaaatatttgcaacttccTGAACATAGGAAACATGCTACAGACCATGACACTGAAGATCTTTGTTCAGAAAGCATTAAACACAACACACTCAGCATGACTACTGTAGGCGACTGTACTGAATTAAAAATAGATGAGCACACGAAGAACCAGAGCGGGCATGAAGAGGTCTCTATTGAACCTGCAACTGATGTTTTGTATGATATACCTTCTTCACAGGttttattctttgaaaatttaTATAACTCTTCAAATGATTTGGGTGATCCATCTACTGAAAAGAGGGATTGGAACTCATCCTCTCACAAGACTGTGAACAAGGAATTGCCCATTAATAACGTAGAGCAACCACAGCAAACTGATGAATCCTCTTCTAAAGTCAGAACTAGTTCAGATGCGAATAGGAGAAAAAGTCTTAAAGATCATCTAAAAAATACCATGACTGGAAATGCCAAGGCCCAAACACCAGTATTTTCTAGGACTAAACAGCTCAAAGAGACTCTCCTATCTGAAGAAATTAATGTTGCTAAGAAAACAATTGAGTCATCATTAGATGACCTTGGTCCTTTTTATTCATTACCCAGCAAAGTGAGAGACCTTTATGTTCAGTTCAAGGGAATTGAAAAATTATATGGTAATGTTTTTTGCTGGAATGAAAATAATTTACCATCATTACCATAATAttgatgcaaatcaaaagaaaactgatgCTTCCATGGTCATATTTCTCCCCTTAAAACAAATCGAAACATCAGTCCTCTCTGAGCCTTCCATCCCTATCCTGCTACTATTgaacttctttccttcccttcgtGGCCACACTTCTCCAACGTGTTATCCTTGctgcttccctttcctcacttcagATAATTCCCAGTCCACTCCAACTCTGGGTTCTGTGCTGTCACTTAAGATACAATGACTAGGGGGTCGCAACTCAGTGATACTTTTAGTTCTTACCTTCTTTGACAGTTGCTTACCTGACAAAATTGACCAAATTCTTCTTGAAACACCCATTTCTTGACTTCCTGACATTCCACTCttggttttttttctctgattgtctAGCTGCTCCTCAGTTTTCTTAGCTAATGCTTCCTTGGCTGGCTCTTAACTTTACTACCAAAACTTAGTTGCTGAAATTCCATTGACTACTCATATGtcttgagtgaaagaagtcagtatTTGTAAAACTGACTGAACTGTTTAGTTTGATTAAAACTAAACATTTTTAAGGACAGCTAACATTAGGATTTAAGTGCAAAGAAATAGTATTAATAATTCATTTGTCTTGTAATGTTTTTCAAAAATCCTGGGTCCTtgcatatatttcaaatatgtgTCATTTTAGACAGAAGGGACACTTGCTTCCATCCCTGAAAAGCAGCCTATCATCCAATTACTTCATAATTATTTCTGAAACTCCTAAGTTAGTATCTTATGAACCACATGAAAACATGAGTTCTCATCTCAGGAGAAGACGATCAGGTTGGAGAAATAGGACTACAGGAAACAAAGTCTAATATAAGGCTCTACAAGAGTCTAACAAATTCTAAATTGCAAGGTTTGCAGTTTAAGAGCTACAGGTGTATATTGCCCTTGAAGTAGATGTTAACTTTCTTCCCTCTGCTTTTCTCCTAGCACCTTGTTTTTTGTCTAATTTGCATCTCCTGCCAGAATGAGTACCCTGAGGGCAGGGCTCTATCTAACTCATCTTTTTCTTATGTGactagcactgtgcctggtacaCTCTGGTAGGTTCTCAACTGCTGGGGTTTGTCAGCCTAGTTATGAATTCTGGCCGTGTCACTCAAACACAGGTTTTGCACTCTGAGCCTTAGTTCCTGCTCTGTTAaaaagggataataataatagttgttTTTCCAGTTCTGTGTCAAGGACATGCCAAATTAGACGTTGGTAATGACTGTCAGTAATTATATTGATTGCTTCTAAGTAAGAACTTcagtaaataacttttttttggctgcattgggtcttaagctgcggcacgcaggatcttcgttgcagcatgcgggatctttcgttgtggtgtgcgggcctctctctagctgcagcacgcgggcctagtttgccctgcggcatgtggaatcttagttcctggaccagggatcgaacccgcgtcccctgcattggaaggtgtattcttaaccactggaccaccagggaagtcccagtaaataACTTCTTAAAATCCCTTTTTATTTGTTAATCTGGCTTAAGCATGACCAAGTTAAAGCATAAATATGTGTGCTACTTTTCACtgagctaaagcagtgcttctcaaagtgcaGCTCctactgcagcagcagcagcacctggaAATTTGTTGAAATGCACATTCCCAGGCTCCACCCTAGCCTTCCTGAATCAGAACCTTGGGGTGGGACCTGGCAATCTGCTTTAGTAAGTCCTCCAGGTTATTCTGATGTGTGgaaagtttgagagccactgagCTAGAGAACTTCAACCTTATACTGTTATTTTTGCCTCTTAAGTGTAGAATTATGCTTAATTTGTTCTATAGAAATGTTGGGAACTAagttaatgtaatttttttttttttttagtgtgtgaAGATAGATGTTATTCctaa
This window encodes:
- the HELQ gene encoding helicase POLQ-like isoform X5; amino-acid sequence: MDEGCSRIRRRVSVRKRNRPSLESVSAAPTAAELKPGDEEKEEEDDEEMVAGSRRRKTMDVQPVENIDSEEDLFGDYDSFAENSFLAQVDDLEQKYLQLPEHRKHATDHDTEDLCSESIKHNTLSMTTVGDCTELKIDEHTKNQSGHEEVSIEPATDVLYDIPSSQVLFFENLYNSSNDLGDPSTEKRDWNSSSHKTVNKELPINNVEQPQQTDESSSKVRTSSDANRRKSLKDHLKNTMTGNAKAQTPVFSRTKQLKETLLSEEINVAKKTIESSLDDLGPFYSLPSKVRDLYVQFKGIEKLYEWQHACLTLNSVQERKNLIYSLPTSGGKTLVAEILMLQELLCRRKDVLMILPYVAIVQEKISGLSTFGIELGFFVEEYAGSKGKFPPIKRREKKSLYIATIEKGHSLVNSLIETERINSLGLVVVDELHMIGEGSRGAILEMTLAKILYTSKTTQIIGMSATLNNVEDLQEFLQAEYYTSQFRPGISETQRERKT